From Cannabis sativa cultivar Pink pepper isolate KNU-18-1 chromosome 8, ASM2916894v1, whole genome shotgun sequence, a single genomic window includes:
- the LOC133030493 gene encoding uncharacterized protein LOC133030493 yields MARGRINTQSQTTQGTTSEDSNPFSILEPNFRSYNDPNRDPYYLSNSDHPSSNLVPKILTGSDNYHSWKRMMTVALLARNKMQFVNRKLSQPDEDDEDYNAWNRCNNLDDLQERFKQRNAPRIFQAKRLMQLLNQGAMDVTTYFTRRKALWDLIQEEDKVLEFLIGLNESYSNVRSQILMQEPLPMISRTYASDIQEERQREICSTNSKTIKNTNTPTAGTSNDQFVGSSNFNRSKVTCSHCGIPSHTISKCYKIHGYPRGHKYYTRFPAQDPGVSQTGKAAANFSGS; encoded by the exons ATGGCGCGAGGAAGAATTAACACTCAAAGCCAGACCACTCAAGGGACCACTTCTGAGGATTCGAATCCTTTCTCTATTCTCGAACCTaatttcagatcttataatgaTCCTAATCGTGATCCATATTATTTGTCCAACAGTGATCATCCTAGTTCCAATCTTGTTCCTAAAATTCTTACTGGAAGTGATAATTATCACTCATGGAAGCGTATGATGACAGTTGCTCTGCTTGCGAGGAACAAGATGCAATTCGTCAATAGAAAGCTTagtcaacctgatgaagatgatgaagatTACAATGCCTGGAATCGATGCAACAACCTT GATGATCTTCAAGAAAGGTTCAAACAAAGAAATGCTCCAAGGATTTTTCAAGCTAAAAGATTGATGCAGTTACTGAATCAGGGTGCTATGGATGTTACAACCTATTTCACTCGAAGAAAGGCCCTATGGGACttaattcaagaggaagataAGGTTCTTGAGTTTTTGATAGGATTGAATGAATCTTATAGCAATGTAAGATCTCAGATCCTGATGCAAGAACCACTTCCTATGATCAGCAGAACTTATGCTTCAGATATACAAGAAGAAAGACAAAGAGAGATTTGTTCTACTAACTCTAAAACCATCAAAAATACTAATACTCCTACTGCTGGAACTTCTAATGATCAGTTTGTTGGAAGCTCCAATTTCAATAGATCCAAAGTCACTTGTTCTCACTGTGGAATCCCTAGTCATACCATATCAAAATGTTATAAGATTCATGGATATCCACGAGGACATAAATACTATACAAGGTTTCCAGCTCAAGATCCTGGTGTATCACAAACTGGGAAAGCTGCTGCAAATTTCTCAGGATCTTAA